A genomic window from Triticum urartu cultivar G1812 chromosome 7, Tu2.1, whole genome shotgun sequence includes:
- the LOC125524693 gene encoding monodehydroascorbate reductase 5, chlorplastic: MTSALRQKAAQMASAAAAAAAGTGCYSQTSWALRRLGAGGGALASAATRRRNCSVAAAVFDNQNREYVIVGGGNAAGYAARTFVEHGMADGRLCIVSKEAVPPYERPALTKGYLFPPEKKPARLPGFHTCVGSGGQRQTAEWYKENGIEVLYEDPVEAFDGKTQTLKTSSGKILKYGSLIISTGCAAARLPEKIGGDLPGVHYIRDVADADSLVSSLGKAKKIVVIGGGYIGMEVAAAACGWNLDTTIIFPEDHIMPRLFTPSLAKKYEELYEQNGVKFVKGALIDKLDAGSDGRVSSAILKDGSVVEADTVIVGIGAKPSVSPFEAVGVNIEVGGIEVDSMFRTSIPSIFAIGDVAAFPLKMYDRIARVEHVDHARKSAQHCIETLLTSQAKAYDYLPYFYSRVFEYEGSSRKIWWQFYGDNVGETIEVGNFDPKIATFWIDSDSRLKGVFLESGTSEEFSLLPKLARSQPIVDKAKLKSATSVEDALEIARSSL; the protein is encoded by the exons ATGACTTCAG CTCTCCGGCAAAAGGCGGCGCAGATGGCTTccgcggcggcggctgcggcggcggggacggGGTGCTACTCGCAGACGTCCTGGGCGCTGCGACGCCTTGGCGCCGGAGGCGGCGCCCTCGCATCGGCGGCCACCCGTAGGAGGAACTGCTCCGTCGCGGCCGCCGTCTTTGACAACCAGAACCGCGA GTACGTGATCGTGGGCGGCGGGAACGCGGCGGGCTACGCGGCTAGGACGTTCGTCGAGCATGGCATGGCCGACGGCCGCCTCTGCATCGTCTCCAAAGAG GCTGTTCCACCATACGAGCGACCAGCACTGACCAAAGGCTATCTGTTTCCCCCAGAAAAAAAGCCGGCACGCCTACCT GGATTCCATACCTGTGTTGGATCTGGTGGCCAGAGGCAGACTGCCGAATGGTACAAGGAGAATGGCATAGAG GTGCTGTATGAGGATCCAGTTGAAGCATTTGATGGCAAAACACAGACCTTGAAAACTTCATCAGGGAAAATTCTGAAGTATGGGTCACTTATCATTTCTACTGGTTGTGCAGCTGCAAG ACTACCTGAGAAAATTGGAGGAGACTTACCTGGAGTTCACTATATACGTGATGTTGCTGATGCTGATTCTCTAGTATCTTCATTG GGAAAAGCAAAGAAAATTGTTGTTATTGGTGGGGGCTATATTGGCATGGAGGTGGCTGCTGCAGCTTGTGGCTGGAATCTTGACACAACT ATAATATTCCCAGAAGATCACATAATGCCAAGATTGTTTACGCCTTCCCTTGCTAAGAAGTATGAGGAACTGTATGAGCAAAATGGCGTCAAATTCGTAAAG GGAGCTCTTATTGACAAACTTGATGCTGGCTCTGATGGAAGGGTGTCTTCAGCTATACTTAAAGATGGTTCTGTTGTTGAAGCTGATACA GTTATTGTTGGTATAGGAGCAAAACCATCTGTCAGCCCCTTCGAAGCTGTGGGAGTTAACATCGAAGTTGGTGGAATAGAG GTTGATTCCATGTTTAGAACAAGTATACCTAGCATCTTTGCTATTGGAGATGTGGCAGCTTTTCCGCTCAAG ATGTATGATAGAATAGCTCGAGTGGAGCATGTGGATCATGCCAGAAAGTCTGCACAACATTGTATAGAAACACTCTTAACATCCCAGGCAAAAGC GTATGACTACCTTCCGTATTTCTATTCTCGAGTTTTTGAGTATGAAGGAAGCTCCAGGAAAATTTGGTGGCAATTCTACGGAGATAACG TTGGTGAAACAATTGAAGTAGGGAACTTTGATCCTAAGATTGCTACCTTCTGGATTGACTCTG ATAGTCGATTGAAGGGTGTTTTCCTTGAGAGTGGAACCTCAGAG GAATTCTCGCTTCTTCCAAAGCTCGCGAGATCACAGCCCATTGTCGACAAAGCTAAGCTCAAGAGTGCAACTTCAGTTGAAGATGCATTAGAGATTGCGAGAAGCTCTCTTTAG
- the LOC125524692 gene encoding E3 ubiquitin-protein ligase TRAIP-like: protein MTAAAWPVCTICYEDLRPLSDQHIYCLPSCGHVFHALCVEQWLEYCPSAGGKKKGKCPICKQACGASHPPTRLFFQSTGACPTQAPPSSSQDADPEALAEEVARLEQKASSLGKVLEEQRDGIQKLNAEIVRWKEQAATAETMRESARKEKESVQRLLNAKTEELSRKTSECVRLQERSLALAKELAALKLSTDTNLQEEEILKLASLGNHGNLENAVDVLKRSLALRNKSYKDLMVQCNHLGRSESRAQQRIEKGRELIKKLRAKVLDLQKELEEKENNVIRDLRSSKKFKADQNQTNPVKASANNGFSSPSAGYGNQTVKLDDVMQDGCNEKVQSNQVTPEAKKDPILQDSLEIKIADVIDLDADDKGTIKCPAKPFGYNDYTSDTRNQSSRCERGTEEPTAFGCEPSFYVPEETSFLKHTAATGKSTFQEFLMKTKLQNVQELPVLRSTNVTTSTCKKESLTIGGISKQATRLASGTGPQTFHNLNSLSDDDFQTLPGCTGEGARKGIGKWSKGMAAPGYLGANTNKGNLISVGHDGRGGKVKVLRNHGRFADSRTPALWPKAQQKAVGKGGQSNLEHFFEKR, encoded by the exons atGACCGCCGCCGCATGGCCGGTCTGCACCATCTGCTACGAGGACCTCCGCCCGCTCTCCGACCAGCACATCTACTGCCTCCCCTCCTGCGGCCACGTCTTCCACGCCCTCTG CGTAGAGCAATGGCTGGAGTACTGCCCGAGCGCGGGCGGCAAGAAGAAGGGTAAGTGCCCCATCTGCAAGCAGGCCTGCGGCGCCTCTCACCCCCCGACTCGCCTCTTCTTCCAGTCCACCGGCGCGTGCCCCACGCAGGCGCCCCCCTCCTCGTCGCAGGACGCCGACCCGGAGGCGCTCGCCGAAGAGGTCGCTCGGCTGGAGCAGAAGGCGTCGTCCCTTGGCAAGGTGCTCGAGGAGCAGCGCGATGGGATCCAGAAGCTCAACGCCGAG ATCGTCAGGTGGAAGGAGCAGGCGGCGACCGCGGAGACGATGCGGGAGTCGGCTAGGAAGGAGAAAGAGTCTGTGCAGCGGCTGCTCAATGCGAAAACAGAG GAGTTGTCGAGGAAGACGTCAGAGTGCGTGAGGTTGCAGGAGAGGAGCCTTGCGTTGGCGAAGGAGCTTGCGGCCCTGAAGCT GTCGACTGACACGAACCTTCAGGAAGAAGAGATCCTAAAGTTGGCTTCATTGGGTAACCATGGCAACCTTGAGAATGCTGTTGACGTCCTGAAGAGATCACTTGCTCTCCGCAACAA GAGCTACAAAGACTTGATGGTCCAATGCAATCATCTGGGAAGATCAGAAAGTCGCGCTCAGCAGAGGATTGAGAAGGGCAGGGAGCTGATAAAGAAGTTGAGG GCAAAGGTACTTGATCTTCAGAAGGAACtggaagaaaaggaaaataatgTCATCAGAGACTTGAGGTCTTCAAAGAAATTTAAAGCTGACCAGAACCAGACAAATCCAGTGAAGGCCAGTGCTAATAATGGTTTCTCTAGTCCAAGTGCTGGATATGGGAATCAAACGGTTAAGCTTGATGATGTGATGCAAGATGGATGCAACGAGAAGGTTCAGTCAAACCAGGTGACCCCTGAAGCTAAAAAAGATCCGATCTTACAAGACAGCCTTGAAATAAAGATTGCAGATGTGATAGACTTAGATGCGGATGACAAAGGCACGATAAAATGTCCCGCCAAGCCGTTCGGGTATAATGATTACACTTCGGATACACGAAATCAGTCCAGTCGCTGTGAACGTGGTACCGAAGAGCCCACGGCATTCGGATGTGAGCCTTCCTTCTATGTACCAGAAGAAACATCATTTTTGAAACACACGGCGGCTACTGGAAAATCAACATTTCAGGAGTTTCTTATGAAGACCAAACTGCAAAACGTTCAAGAGCTTCCTGTTCTGAGAAGCACGAATGTTACAACTTCAACATGTAAGAAAGAATCACTGACAATTGGTGGCATCTCTAAACAAGCAACTAGGCTGGCTTCTGGCACTGGACCTCAGACATTTCACAATTTAAATTCTCTTTCCG ATGATGATTTTCAAACGCTACCTGGATGTACCGGTGAAGGGGCAAGAAAAGGCATTGGCAAATGGTCCAAGGGCATGGCAGCACCCGGGTATCTAGGTGCAAACACAAACAAGGGCAATCTGATATCTGTGGGGCATGACGGGCGCGGGGGAAAGGTGAAAGTCCTGAGAAATCATGGCCGGTTCGCG GATAGTAGGACTCCAGCATTGTGGCCAAAGGCACAGCAGAAGGCTGTAGGCAAAGGTGGGCAGTCTAACCTAGAGCACTTCTTTGAGAAGAGATGA